The following are from one region of the Desulfofundulus luciae genome:
- a CDS encoding redox-sensing transcriptional repressor Rex: MKTLRVPEATVTRLSIYSRYLERLDRNGVTTVSSGEIAEGVGVSPAQVRKDLAYFGEFGTRGVGYNVKDLMRYTKKILGLDQDWPLILVGAGNLGYALCTYKGFNSRGFKIVGVFDNDLTKIGKKIAELEVLPMEKMPEVIQEHKARIGIIAVPPRAAQDVADFMVKNGLEAILNFAPVALNLPEGIEIRNVDLSVKLEILTFNLGFKSAQRL; the protein is encoded by the coding sequence ATGAAGACCCTGCGCGTCCCCGAAGCCACAGTAACCAGGCTATCGATATATTCCCGGTATCTTGAACGGCTCGACCGCAACGGAGTAACCACTGTCTCCTCCGGGGAAATCGCTGAAGGGGTAGGAGTAAGCCCGGCCCAGGTGCGCAAGGATCTGGCCTACTTTGGCGAATTTGGCACCCGGGGAGTTGGCTATAATGTCAAAGATCTCATGCGCTACACAAAAAAGATTCTGGGGCTGGATCAGGACTGGCCGTTGATTCTGGTAGGTGCCGGCAATCTAGGATATGCATTATGCACATACAAGGGATTTAACAGCCGGGGTTTTAAAATTGTGGGCGTCTTTGACAACGACCTGACCAAAATAGGCAAGAAAATTGCCGAACTTGAAGTGTTGCCCATGGAAAAAATGCCCGAGGTAATTCAGGAACACAAAGCCCGCATCGGCATTATCGCCGTACCTCCCCGGGCGGCTCAGGATGTGGCCGACTTTATGGTTAAAAACGGCCTGGAGGCCATTTTAAACTTTGCCCCGGTGGCCTTGAACCTGCCGGAAGGGATAGAGATCCGCAATGTGGACCTGTCCGTGAAACTGGAAATACTC
- the hemL gene encoding glutamate-1-semialdehyde 2,1-aminomutase, giving the protein MSYERSKELFAQARRYMPGGVNSPVRAFKAVGGQPLFIARGKGALIYDVDGNEYIDYVGSWGPLILGHRHPEVTAALQECLAIGTSFGAPTELEIELARAIVEALPAVEMVRLVNSGTEATMSALRLARAYTKRNKIVKFEGCYHGHADFLLIKAGSGALTLGVPSSPGVPASTAADTIAAPYNDLDTLEAIFAREGEDIAAVIVEPVAGNMGVVPPREGFLEGLREITRRYGALLIFDEVITGFRLSYGGAQELYNIDPDLTCLGKIIGGGLPVGAYGGKRHIMEQVSPEGPVYQAGTLSGNPLAVTAGLATLRVLKRPGTYEELERKSALLARGLAEAAQEAGLVLSFNRVGSMLCTFFTETPVVDYATACTADIRRFAAFFQSMLEQGIYLAPSQFEATFVSLAHTDEQIQRTVEAARKAFAAASKIEK; this is encoded by the coding sequence TTGTCTTACGAAAGGTCTAAGGAACTATTCGCCCAGGCCCGCCGTTACATGCCCGGCGGCGTAAACAGCCCCGTAAGAGCCTTTAAAGCCGTTGGGGGACAACCCCTTTTCATCGCCCGGGGAAAGGGAGCGCTGATTTATGATGTGGACGGCAATGAATACATAGACTACGTGGGCTCCTGGGGACCGCTCATCCTGGGCCACCGGCACCCGGAAGTAACGGCGGCCCTGCAGGAATGCCTGGCAATCGGCACCAGTTTTGGTGCTCCCACCGAACTGGAAATTGAGCTGGCCAGGGCCATTGTAGAAGCACTACCGGCCGTGGAAATGGTGCGCCTGGTAAACTCGGGCACCGAAGCAACCATGAGCGCCCTGCGGCTGGCCCGGGCGTACACGAAGCGCAATAAAATTGTCAAGTTTGAGGGCTGTTACCATGGCCACGCCGACTTTTTGTTGATTAAAGCCGGTTCCGGGGCCCTTACCCTGGGGGTGCCCAGCAGCCCCGGGGTGCCGGCCAGCACGGCGGCGGACACCATTGCGGCCCCATATAACGACCTGGATACTTTAGAAGCAATCTTCGCCCGGGAAGGCGAGGATATTGCCGCCGTAATTGTGGAACCGGTAGCGGGTAACATGGGCGTAGTACCGCCCAGGGAAGGCTTTTTGGAGGGCCTCAGGGAAATCACCCGCCGTTACGGAGCATTATTGATCTTTGATGAAGTGATCACCGGCTTCAGGCTTTCTTACGGCGGCGCCCAGGAGCTGTACAATATCGATCCCGACCTGACCTGCCTGGGCAAAATCATCGGCGGCGGCCTGCCCGTGGGCGCCTATGGTGGAAAGCGGCACATCATGGAACAGGTGTCGCCGGAAGGTCCGGTTTACCAGGCAGGCACCCTTTCGGGCAATCCCCTGGCTGTAACCGCGGGCCTGGCCACTTTAAGGGTACTAAAACGGCCCGGCACTTACGAAGAACTGGAGCGTAAGTCCGCCCTTCTCGCCCGGGGATTGGCTGAAGCCGCCCAGGAAGCAGGCCTTGTGCTTTCCTTTAACCGGGTTGGTTCCATGCTCTGCACTTTCTTTACCGAAACACCGGTAGTGGATTATGCCACTGCCTGTACGGCCGATATCCGCCGCTTTGCTGCTTTCTTCCAGTCCATGCTGGAACAGGGGATTTACCTGGCTCCGTCCCAATTCGAGGCAACCTTTGTCAGCCTGGCTCATACCGACGAACAAATCCAGCGGACGGTGGAAGCAGCCCGGAAGGCCTTTGCCGCTGCCAGTAAAATAGAAAAATAA